In Candidatus Chlorohelix allophototropha, one DNA window encodes the following:
- a CDS encoding histidine kinase gives MPDSLDRNKLNIGNQPQVAAAHSGTEELYKQSSQGGVFPLRNSLGGRILAGFLAMAFMGLVVALAAILYTSQSGSSLSTQEELDQQVTDSVLRLELAVERQFNAARGVLLSLDPADTDKEFSEATKIYEDANAQLNKAFESLSLTQRSASQTQELYDKFSTTINQIRAINLEDFKTTAIRTYERVAREQKNNLITAINNDLSLYREEIARKIQAARDQGTLITILSLVLVLMTTLGGIIVAALITRSITRPLRELASVADAIHKDNYDVSVPQSRGNDEVASLAGAMGRMAENLRISRNRLQSSLNETRRRNRELTAVNRVMASISASLDLDQVLNDAMEELISVSEMERCAVFLVSPDSQILRLVLHRAQSDQSLNIFNKGLKVGEYMTGQVAESGEVIYLNDNVLEDSRVHPDIQTQSYIRSYLGIPLTSSSGVVGVIAMTSDFRKNFTDNDIVLYKAIGSQIGIAVENAQLYSQAQLVAALEERNRLARDLHDSVTQTLFSITLTAESARAMLIKKPERVEAQLDRLQVMARGALAEMRALIFQLRPAALEEQGLITALQKHIESVKVKEHLDIEFDVFGERRLSNEHEQTLYRITQEALNNIMKHAQASKVLIKLTIDDQQAELAIHDNGVGFSPQEVVNSGSTERKSLGMTSMRERAELAGGALHVESKPGEGTKIRVILPLLVAPRPVGLGIY, from the coding sequence ATGCCCGATTCGCTGGATAGGAACAAACTCAATATTGGCAACCAGCCACAAGTAGCGGCTGCCCATTCTGGAACTGAAGAGCTGTACAAGCAATCTTCTCAGGGTGGTGTTTTCCCGCTGCGAAATAGTTTAGGTGGGCGGATTCTTGCCGGGTTCTTGGCTATGGCTTTCATGGGTCTCGTGGTTGCTCTTGCTGCCATTCTTTATACCAGCCAATCGGGGAGCAGCCTGAGTACTCAGGAAGAACTTGACCAACAGGTTACAGACTCGGTATTACGTTTGGAACTGGCAGTAGAGCGCCAGTTTAACGCCGCACGTGGTGTGCTTCTTAGCCTTGATCCGGCTGATACGGATAAGGAATTTTCTGAAGCTACCAAGATTTATGAAGATGCCAATGCTCAGCTAAATAAAGCCTTTGAATCGCTTTCTCTAACTCAACGTAGCGCCAGCCAGACCCAAGAATTGTACGATAAGTTTTCTACCACAATTAATCAGATTCGCGCTATAAACCTTGAAGATTTCAAAACTACTGCTATTCGCACCTATGAAAGGGTGGCGCGCGAACAAAAGAATAACCTGATTACCGCCATCAATAACGACCTTAGCTTATATCGTGAAGAAATTGCTCGTAAAATCCAAGCGGCACGTGATCAGGGTACTTTGATTACCATATTATCTTTGGTTCTGGTGTTGATGACCACTCTCGGCGGCATTATAGTAGCAGCTTTGATTACTCGCAGCATAACGCGCCCTCTTCGTGAGCTTGCCTCTGTGGCTGATGCCATCCACAAAGATAATTATGATGTCTCTGTTCCTCAATCGCGAGGCAATGACGAAGTTGCCAGCCTTGCCGGGGCAATGGGTCGCATGGCGGAAAATTTAAGAATCTCCCGCAATCGTCTGCAATCTTCCTTAAATGAGACTCGCCGCCGCAACCGCGAATTAACTGCTGTCAACCGTGTAATGGCTTCTATTAGTGCCTCTCTCGACCTCGATCAGGTACTTAATGACGCAATGGAAGAACTTATTTCGGTGTCGGAAATGGAGCGTTGTGCGGTCTTTCTAGTTTCGCCTGATAGCCAGATTTTGCGATTAGTGTTGCATCGCGCCCAATCAGATCAGTCGTTGAATATTTTCAACAAAGGGTTGAAGGTGGGCGAATATATGACCGGGCAAGTTGCCGAATCCGGCGAAGTAATTTACCTAAATGATAATGTGCTTGAAGACTCGCGAGTTCATCCAGATATACAAACACAAAGCTATATCAGGAGCTATTTGGGTATCCCTCTTACCAGTAGTAGTGGCGTAGTGGGCGTAATTGCTATGACCAGCGATTTCCGAAAAAACTTCACCGATAATGATATAGTTCTATATAAAGCCATCGGTAGCCAGATTGGTATTGCAGTAGAAAATGCCCAACTATATTCACAAGCGCAACTGGTAGCTGCATTAGAGGAACGCAACCGTTTGGCGCGCGACCTGCACGACTCGGTTACTCAGACTCTTTTCAGCATTACTCTTACTGCCGAATCGGCGCGGGCAATGCTTATTAAAAAACCTGAGAGAGTTGAGGCGCAACTCGATCGTTTGCAGGTTATGGCACGAGGGGCGTTGGCGGAAATGCGCGCTTTAATTTTTCAATTACGCCCTGCTGCTTTGGAAGAACAGGGCTTGATTACAGCCCTTCAAAAACATATTGAGTCGGTCAAGGTAAAGGAACATCTGGATATTGAATTTGATGTATTCGGAGAACGACGACTTTCTAATGAGCATGAACAAACCCTTTATCGCATTACTCAGGAAGCCTTGAATAATATTATGAAACATGCTCAGGCAAGCAAGGTTCTTATTAAACTGACAATAGATGACCAGCAAGCCGAGTTAGCTATACACGATAACGGAGTAGGTTTTAGCCCACAGGAAGTAGTTAACAGTGGTAGCACAGAACGAAAATCTCTAGGTATGACCAGTATGCGGGAAAGAGCGGAATTAGCCGGTGGTGCGTTACATGTAGAAAGTAAACCCGGTGAAGGTACTAAAATAAGAGTAATTTTGCCTTTGTTGGTAGCGCCGCGTCCGGTTGGCTTAGGAATATATTAA
- the proS gene encoding proline--tRNA ligase: MANEEKYVEELADKEDDFSEWYNELVIKAQLADYAPVRGCMIIRPYGYALWENIQHTLDTRFKETDVVNAYFPLFIPKSFLEREAEHVEGFAPEVAWVTRGGGEELEEPLAVRPTSETIIGYSYAKWVQSYRDLPILINLWNNVVRWEKRTKLFLRTAEFLWQEGHTAHRSLEEAEERTRMMLDVYRSFAEEDAAIPVFTGRKSENEKFAGALRTYSIEAMMGDGKALQSGTSHNLGQNFAKSFDIQYLDSDGQRKYCSTTSWGLSTRMIGGIIMVHGDKNGLIFPPRLAPHQVVIVPIWRKEEEKVAVLEMVERVKKLLKGKVRVTVDLSENTPGWKFAEYEMRGVPVRMEIGPRDVQNNSVVLVRRDSRAKEFVGVDALTERLPVLLEEIQKALYDKAKKFRDEHTYYTDNYDEFKQILEEKRGFVRVPWSEDSAAELKIKEETKATVRVIPFDQPAEGMQGKKCFYTGNPATCEALFARSY; the protein is encoded by the coding sequence ATGGCTAACGAGGAAAAGTACGTCGAGGAATTAGCTGATAAAGAAGACGATTTCAGCGAGTGGTATAACGAACTGGTAATTAAGGCGCAACTCGCCGATTACGCGCCTGTACGCGGCTGTATGATTATACGCCCTTATGGTTACGCCCTTTGGGAAAATATTCAGCACACGCTAGACACTCGGTTTAAAGAGACCGATGTGGTCAACGCTTATTTCCCACTGTTCATCCCCAAGAGCTTCCTTGAGCGCGAAGCCGAACACGTAGAAGGCTTTGCTCCTGAAGTAGCATGGGTTACACGAGGTGGCGGAGAAGAACTGGAAGAACCCCTTGCCGTGCGCCCTACCAGTGAAACTATCATCGGCTACAGCTATGCCAAGTGGGTACAAAGCTATCGCGATTTGCCCATCTTGATTAACCTTTGGAATAACGTAGTACGTTGGGAAAAACGCACTAAATTATTCTTGCGTACCGCTGAGTTCCTGTGGCAAGAAGGGCACACTGCCCACCGCAGCCTCGAAGAAGCCGAAGAACGCACTCGCATGATGCTGGATGTATATCGCTCTTTCGCTGAAGAAGATGCTGCTATTCCGGTCTTTACCGGGCGCAAAAGCGAGAACGAAAAATTCGCAGGCGCACTCCGCACTTACTCCATCGAAGCGATGATGGGCGATGGCAAGGCGTTACAGTCGGGAACGAGCCATAATCTCGGTCAGAATTTCGCCAAAAGCTTTGACATCCAGTATCTAGATAGCGACGGACAGCGCAAGTATTGCTCCACCACCAGTTGGGGTCTCAGCACCCGCATGATCGGCGGCATCATTATGGTACATGGCGACAAGAACGGGCTGATTTTCCCGCCACGTCTTGCCCCGCATCAAGTGGTAATTGTACCGATCTGGCGCAAGGAAGAGGAAAAAGTAGCCGTTCTCGAAATGGTCGAGCGCGTCAAGAAATTGCTCAAGGGCAAGGTGCGTGTAACTGTCGACCTGAGCGAAAATACGCCGGGCTGGAAGTTTGCCGAATACGAAATGCGCGGCGTACCGGTGCGTATGGAAATCGGACCCCGCGATGTGCAGAATAATAGCGTGGTGCTGGTACGGCGCGATAGTCGCGCCAAAGAATTTGTAGGCGTGGACGCACTCACAGAACGTTTGCCCGTGCTGCTCGAAGAAATCCAGAAAGCGTTATACGACAAAGCTAAGAAATTCCGGGACGAGCATACCTACTATACCGACAACTATGATGAATTCAAGCAGATTCTGGAAGAAAAGCGTGGTTTTGTCCGAGTCCCTTGGTCGGAGGACAGCGCGGCGGAGCTAAAAATCAAAGAGGAAACCAAAGCCACCGTGCGTGTGATTCCTTTTGACCAACCCGCAGAGGGGATGCAAGGTAAGAAGTGTTTCTACACCGGCAATCCTGCCACCTGTGAAGCGCTTTTTGCCCGCTCGTATTAA